A stretch of DNA from Bradyrhizobium algeriense:
CGTCATGCCCGAAGATGATGCGGCCCGGATGGAGCGAAGCGAAATCCGGGATGGAGTTGGGGTGATCCCGGATATCGCGGAGCCTATCATCACTGTGCGCGCCCCGCGACGAGCGCAATTGCGCTCGCACAGTGATGACAGGCTCCGCGATGTCCGGAAACGGTGTTAGAGCAACCCCGGATTTCGCTTCGCTCCATCTACGAAGCTGGTTTGCCCGTCGGCTATTTCGATGCAACTTGCCGCGGTCATTCCGGGGCCGACGTAACGCCTTCGCGTCACGTTTTCGTCATCGGCCAGCGGTTAGCTGAGCGCTCGCCGCAACGGTTCCGCCGTCATCGCAGTGCAAAAAACATGAGATCCGCATAGAGCGGCGCGTTGGCTACGCGGATGCATAACGATTGTGCTTGATCCCGCCGGGTTCTTGACGAGACTGGGAACCGATCACATCTGTGGCCTCCGCCATAAGTTCCACGGCGGCTTTCATCCATCAGGGATGTCGAGAGGGGAGATGGGGTTTGACTGCAACTGAGCAATTGAAACGTCCGGTTTTGCCGGCGGGGGTCGACATTCGCTCACCTCGTAGCCTCAAATGGTTGACCCCGCTGCTGGCGCTGGCGCTGTCGGCCTGCGGCGACAAGCCGGCGCAACAGGCGGCCCCCGCGGCGCCTGCCGTCACGGTCGCGCAGCCGGTGAAGCGCACCGTCACGGATTGGGATGAGTTCACCGGGCGGTTCGAGGCAATTCAGGAAGTCCAGGTTCGCGCCCGCGTCGGCGGTTTCGTCACCAGCGTCGAATTCCGAGACGGCTCCATCGTGCGCGCGGGCGATCTGCTTTATGTGATTGACGCCCGTCCGTTCGAGGCGGTCGCCGAGCAGGCCGATGGCCAGTTGGCGGACGCACGTGCGAGGGCCGAACTTGCCAGGCGTGAGCTCGACCGCGCGCTGACGCTGAACCAGACGCAAGCCGTGTCCGATTCGATCGTCGACCAGCGCCGGCAGACCCTGCAGGCGGCGCGCGCCGCGGAAATGCAGGCCGAAGGCGCGCTCAAGGCCGCCAAGCTCAATATCGAGTTCAGCCATGTGATGGCGCCCATCACCGGCCGGGTGAGCCGTCATCTGGTCACGCCGGGCAATCTCGTGCAGGGCAGCGAGGGCGGCGCGACGCTGCTCACCTCGATCGTCTCGCTCGATCCGATCTACATCTATTTCGACGTCGACGAGGCGACCTACCTGCGAAACAGCCGGCTCTGGTTCGAAGGCAAGCGCCCGAGTTCGCGCGATACGCCGAACCCGGTCGAGGTGACGCTGACCGGCGGGACCAAGCCCTCGCATGAGGGCAAGATGGATTTCCTCGACAACCGCCTGGATGTCTCGACCGGGACGCTGCGCAGCCGCGCCGTCATCCAGAACAAGGATCTCTCGATCCTGCCCGGCCAGTTCGGCCGGGTTCGGATCATCGGCAGCGCGCCCTATGAGGCGCTGCTGCTGCCGGACACGGCTGTCGCGACCGACCAGTCGCGGAAGATCGTTTTCGTCGTCAAGGACGACAATACGGTCGAGGCAAAGCCGGTGACGCTTGGGCCGCTCGATGAAGGCCTGCGCGTGATCCGTGAGGGCCTGAAGCCGGAAGACCGCGTCATAATCGACGGTCTGCAACGGGCGCGGGTGGGGGCAAAGGTCACCCCGCGGCCCGGCGACATCAAGCCGGCCGGTGCCAAGACATGAATCTCGGCCGGCTCTCCATCAACCAGCCCATTTTGGCGATGGTGCTGTCGATCGTGCTGCTGATCGTCGGCGCGATCGCCTATACGACGCTGCCGGTTTCGGAATATCCGCAAGTGGTGCCGCCGACGGTGACGATCACCACACAATATCCCGGCGCCTCCGCGCAGACCGTCTCCGATACGGTCGCCGCTCCGATCGAGCAGGAGATCAACGGCGTCGAGGACATGCTGTATCTCTACAGCCAGGCCACCTCGAACGGACAGTTGACGATCACGGTCACGTTCAAGCTCGGCACTGATTTGGACAAGGCGCAGGTGCTGGTGCAGAACCGCGTCGCGATCGCGCAGCCGCGGCTGCCCGAAGAGGTGCAGCGCAACGGCGTCGTCACCCGCAAGAACAGCCCCGACATATTGATGGTCGTGTTCATGCTGTCGCCGGACGACACGTTCGACCAGCTCTATATCTCGAACTACGCGCTGTTGCAGGTCCGTGACCAGTTGCTCCGGCTCGACGGCGTCGGCGACATCCAGATTTTCGGCGCGCGCGACTATTCGATGCGGCTGTGGCTCGATCCGGACAAGATCTCCACGCTGGGCCTGACCGCCGGCGAGGTGGTGGCGGCGATCCGCTCGCAAAACGTGCAGATCGCGGGCGGGCAGATCGCGGAACCCCCGATTGCCGACCGCGCCTTCTCGCCGAATCTCACCTTTACCGGCCGCCTGAAGGACCCGAAACAGTTCGAGGAGATCGTGGTCAAGGCCGGCGCCGACGGGCGCACGGTCAAGCTGCGCGACGTCGCGCGGATCGAACTCGGCGCGCTGGCCTATTCGACCAACAGCTTCCTGCTGCGGAAATCCGCCGTCGCCATGCTGGTGACCCAGCGGCCCGGCTCCAATGCGCTCGCGACCGCCAAGGGCATTTCGAACACCATGGAGCGGCTGAAGGCGAGCTTCCCGAAAGGGCTCGACTACAATATCGGCTACAATCCGACCGAATTCATCGCACAGTCCGTCAGCGAGCTGATCAAGACGATCTACGAGGCGATGGCGCTGGTCGTGATCGTGGTGCTGGTGTTCTTGCAGGGCTGGCGGCCCGCCATCATTCCGATCATCGCGATCCCGGTGTCGCTGGTCGGCACCTTTGCCGTGATGGCAGCATTGGGATTCTCGATCAACAATCTCACGCTGTTCGGCCTCGTGCTCGCGGTGGGCATCGTGGTCGACGATGCGATCGTGGTGGTCGAAAACGTCGAACGCCATCTCGAGCACGGCATGAACCGGCGTGACGCCGCGCTTCGCACCATGCAGGAGGTCGGCAGCGCACTGGTTTCGATTGCGCTGGTGTTGTGCGCGGTGTTCGTCCCGACGGCGTTCCTTGGCGGCATCTCCGGGCAGTTCTTCCAGCAGTTTGCCGTCACTATTGCGGTCGCGACCGCAATTTCCTGCTTCTGCTCGCTGACGCTGTCGCCGGCGCTGGCCTCGCTGATCCTGCAGCCGCACGAGGACAAGAGGCCGCCGGCACGCTGGAATTTCATCGCCCGCGGCTGGGGTGCTTTTACCGGCGTCTTCAATCGCGGCTTCGATCGGTTGGCACACGGCTATGCCAGCGCGGCCGATTTCGTGATCCGGCATTCGGTGGTGATGTTGCTGGTGTACGTGGCGCTGATCGGCGGCGCCGGATGGCTGTTGATGACAACGCCGCAAGGTTTCATCCCGGCGCAGGATCGCGGTTATGTCATTGTCTCCGTGCAATTGCCGGGCGCGGCGTCGCTGGCGCGCACCACCGAAGTGGTCCGCGAGATCGAGCGCATTGCGCTGGATACGCCCGGTATCGTTCGTGTAGCTGCCTTCGCCGGCTTCTCGGGTGCAACCCGAACGCAGGCAAGCAATGCCGCCGCGCTATTTCCCGTATTCGAAGATCCGGAAGAGCGCCACAAGAAGGGACTTTCCGCAGGCGCGATCGCCAACAATCTGCGCAGCCGGCTGGCGAGCATCCAAGGTGCCTTCATCATCGTCATCCCGCCGCCCGCGGTACCCGGCATCGGCACCGGCGGCGGCTTCACCATGCGGATTCAGGACCGCCAGGGCCGCGGCTCCGAGATGCTTGCCGCGGCGACGGGTGAACTGGTCGGTGCGGCGAGCAAGGTGCCGGGCCTGACACAGGTGTTCTCCACTTTTGCGGCCAACACGCCGCAACTGTTCGTCGACATCGACCGCGTCAAGGCTCAGAAGCTCGGCGTGCCGATTGCGAACATCAACGATACGATCCAGACCTATTTCGGCTCGTCCTATGTCAACGATTTCAATCTGTTCGGCCGCACCTACCGCGTCACGGCGCAGGCCGATCTGCCGTTCCGGAAGGAGACATCCGATCTCGCACGCCTGCGCACCCGCAACGCCGCCGGCGACATGGTGATGCTCGGCAGCGTCGTGAGTTTCAGCGACATCTCCGGCCCCGACCGCGTCGCGCGCTACAATCTCTACCCCGCGTCCGAGCTGCAGGGCGAGACGCTGCCAGGCACGAGTTCGGCGACCGCGATCGACATCATGAAGAAGTTGACCGAGGAGACGCTGCCGAGCGGCTTCTCGTTCGAATGGACCGACCTGTCCTATCAGCAGGTCACCGGCGGCAACACCGGCCTTTACGTGTTTCCGATCTGCGTGCTGTTCGTGTATCTCGTGCTGGCAGCACAATACGGCTCGTGGAGCCTGCCAATCGCGGTCATCCTGATCGTGCCGATGTGTCTGCTCGCCGCCACCATCGGCGTGCGGATCATGGGGCAGGACGTCAATATCCTGACCCAGATCGGTTTCGTGGTGCTGGTAGGGTTGGCGGCCAAGAACGCCATTCTCATCGTCGAGTTCGCGCGCGATATCGAGCTCGAAGGCAAGCCGCGGCTGGAGGCCGTGATCGAAGCCTGCCGGCTGCGGTTGCGGCCGATCCTGATGACGTCGTTCGCCTTCATCCTCGGCGTGCTCCCGCTGGTGATCTCCTCGGGCTCCGGCTCGGAGATGCGTCAGGCGGTGGGGGTCGCCGTGTTCTTCGGCATGCTCGGCGTTACGCTGTTCGGCCTGATCTTCACGCCGATCTTTTACGTCATCGTGCGGAATCTCGCGGACGGGAAGGGCAAGAAGCCGGCGGCGGCGTGAGTGGCGGATCCGTTCATTACCGTCGTCATTCCCCGGTGGGCAATTGCGCACCAGGAATGACGGATGAGGCGTGGCGCGCGCCTTGCCTTCAAGGGTTCCCCATACTTTTGGCTGATCCGAAATGGATGGGCAGTCGTGGGGTTATTGAATAGTGTTGCCGGGTTCCTCTGGCAAAAAATTCCGGGAGAAAAAAATGAAGTCGGGATTGTTAGCCGCCGTTGCGGTGGGTGGTGTTTTGCTCGCCGCGCCCGCATCGGCGCAGGGCGTCAAGATCGGTATTCTGAACGATCAGTCCGGGGTCTACGCCGATTACGGCGGCAAGTGGTCGTTCGAGGCCGCCAAGATGGCGATCGAGGATTTCGGCGGCGAGGTGCTGGGCCACAAGATCGAGATCGTTTCCGCCGATCACCAGAACAAGCCGGATCTCGGCACGGCCATCGCGCGGCGCTGGTATGAGGTCGAAGGCGTCGACATGATCACCGAACTGACGACTTCCTCGGTCGCGCTTGCGATCCACGATCTCTCCAGGCAGATGAAGAAGATCGACATCGTCGTGGGTGCGGCGACCTCGCGCCTCACCGGCGATGCCTGCCAGCCCTATGGATTCCACTGGGCCTACGACACGCACGCGCTGGCCTACGGCACCGGCGGCGCGCTGGTGGAGTCCGGCGGCGACAGCTGGTTCTTCATGACCGCGGACTACGCTTTCGGCCACGCGTTGGAAAAAGACACCGGCGATTTCGTCAGGGCCAAGGGCGGCAAGGTGCTGGGCGCGGTCCGCATTCCCCTGAACTCGTCGGACTTCTCGTCGTTCCTGCTGCAGGCGCAGAGCTCGAAAGCCAAGATCATCGGTCTCGCAAATGCCGGTCTCGACACCACCAACTCGATCAAGCAGGCGGCGGAATTCGGCATCGTCAAGAGCGGCCAGAAGCTTGCCGGCCTGCTGCTGACGCTGGCCGAAGTCCATGGCCTCGGGCTTGAGGCCGCCCAAGGCCTGGTGCTGACGGAAGGCTATTACTGGGACCGCGACGCCAAGAGCCGCAACCTCGCCGAACGTTTCTTCAAGCGTACCGGCCGCATGCCGAACATGATCCAGGCCGGCACCTATTCGGCGACGCTGCAATATCTGAAGGCGGTCAAGGCGGCAGGCACCAAGGACACCGAGGCGGTGGCGAAGAAGCTGAAGGAGCTTCCGGTGGACGACGACTTCGCGCAAGGCGGCAAGGTGCTGGAAAACGGCCGCATGGTGCACGACCTCTATCTGTTCGAGGTCAAGAAGCCGACGGAGTCGAAGAAGCCGTGGGATTACTACAAGCAGCTTGCCGTGGTGCCTGGAGACAAGGCGTTCCCGGCGGCGAAGGATTCCGGCTGCCCGCTGGTGAAGTAGGTCTTTTCGTCGTCCCTGCGAACGCACTAGGGTTTCTACACGTCTGGCGCGACAGATTGACTCGGTGGGTCATGATGTTATCCCGCGTTTGCGGTTTGTATGATTCTGTTTCTGACGCTTTGATTCGAAGGAGCGTCGGAGATGGAGCACGAGCCGGATTTGTCACTGGGTGAGTTTGGCGACGTTCGCCTCGATAAAAGGGGGCGGCGTTTGTGCAGGCTATGCTTTGCACGCGCAGTGTCTGCTTGCGCCGGATGGCGCAGGGTGACTGGGCCGCGTACATGGCGTACTGGCGGTTCGTGAACAATCCGCAAGTCACGACCGATCGACTGATTGAAGGCTGGAGCAGGCAGACGGCGACCGTGGTCGGCGGGCGTCATGTGCTGGCGATCCAGGACACCAGCGAGGTCAAGTTTCAGACGCGGCAGGGATGTCGGCGTGGACTGGGCAAAGTCGGCAAAGGCAATGCCCGCGGCGTGTTGCTGCATGCCATGATAGCGGTCGATGCCGACAGCGGGGCCTGTCTCGGTCTCACCGGCGGCAAGGTGTGGACGCGCAGGGGCAAAGTTAAGACCCCTCACGACGAGCGGGAGTTGGCCAACAAGGAGTCGGCGCGCTGGGTTACGACGGCTGAGCAGGGCTGCGAGGTTCTGGCTGCGGCGCGCATGATCACCGTCATCAATGACCGTGAAGGGGAGTTCTTTGCGCACTGGGCGCTGACGCCCGGCGACAACGTCCACCTGCTGACGCGGGCTATGCATGATCATGCGCTGGCCGACGGCGGAACCCTTTATCAAGCGGTGGAGCGAGTTCGCTTCTGCGACAAGGCGGTGATCGATCTGCCGCAGCGGATGGATCGCCACGGTCGCCAAGCCCATCTCTCGCTGCGCTTTGGAACCGTCGTGCTTAAGCGGCCGGCGCGACCCGGCGTGAAGGAACTGCCTGAAGGCGTCAAAGTCAGCTTCGTGGAAGTCGTCGAGTTGCACCCCCCGAAGGGGGCTGAGCCCGTTCATTGGCTGCTCTTGACCACTCATTCGATCGCCAATGCGGCCGATGCTTGGCGGATCGTCTCCTGGTACAAGCAGCGCTGGATCATCGAACAGCTCTTTCGCTCGTTGAAGAACCAGGGCTTGCGAATCGAGGACAGTCAGCTCGAAAGCGCCGAGGCCCTGATCAAGCTCGTGACGATCGCTACTAAAGCGGCATGTATCGTCATTCAACTCGTTCAGGCCCGCAATGGTGGCGAACAATTGTCGGTCAAATGCGCCTTCACCCCCGAAGAAATCGAAGCACTTGCCGCCATCAACAAAACCATGAAAGGCAGGACCGAGCTTCAGAAGAACCCGCATCGCCCCCACACGCTTCAGTGGGCGGCATGGATCATCGCCAAGCTCGGCGGATGGACCGGCTACGCCTCGCATCGGCCACCCGGACCAATCACATTTCACAACGGAATGGCTCGCTTCCAAATCATCGTCGCTGCCAGAGCCATCGAAAATGTGTAGAAACGCTAGTGCGAACGCAGGGACCCATAACCACAGGCGCTCGTTGTTAAGGCGAGCGTCTGATATTCTGCCTTATCGATATGCCGCGGCGTATGGGTCCCTGCGTTCGCAGGGACGACGTGGGGATGGAGTTCGCCTCAATCCTCACGCCTGCACCAGCCGCCATACGATCGCGCCGAACGCGCCGACCCACAGCGCGATCGTCGCCAGCGCCTGGATCGCAAAACCCAGGCTGCGGTCCTTGACCGCCCTGGCGTAGCCGAGCACGTAGAGAATCCGGCCGATCGCCCAGACCAGCCCGATGGCGGCCGCGATGCCATCGCCGATATAGATTGCGAACAGCCACAGCGACGGCAGGAAGATCGGCAGCCATTCCAGCGTGTTCATCTGCGCGCGAAACACGCGCTCGAAATCCGGATTGTCCGAAATGGCCGGCAGCTTGACGCCGAACTTGCCGCGCGCCCGCGACACCAGGATGGACGAGTAGAAGTAGACCAGGACCGCCAGCAACGTGACGAGCGCGGTGAAATGATACATCGCTGAAATTCCCCTGTTTCGTGCGAGCGCTTAATAGCCCGTCATTTCCAGATAGCCCACCCCGGAATGGCTGCCGGCAAAGCGGATCGGGCCTTCCCAATAGGGAAAGCTGGTGCCCATCCAGCTTCTCGGATTGAGCGGCGTACATTCAATCGACAGCGCCTTCCTTGGAATGGCGATACGCCATGTCGTCGGAATCTTCCGTTTCCCGATCTCGGTGAAGCTCAGTGGTGTCATCATGATATCGGCGGAGGCGAGTTGTTCGGCCGTGCCGTCGGGCGCGATCCATTTGCCGGAGCCATAATGCTGGCCGTCGATCTGGCGCATCCGGTACAGCATCAGCTTATCGCCGGAATTGAAATGCAGCGAGAGCCAGTCCCATCCGCTTTGATCGGAGGCCAGCGGCTGGCTGCTCCACTCACGATCGAGCCAGGCCATCCCGGTGACGTCGACGGGCTTGTCGTCGATGGTGAGAATGCCCTTCGCCGTATAATGCGGCTGGCTGTAGTAATACGAAGCTTGTTCGCGCAGCGATTTGCGGCTGTAGCCGCCGTCGCCCTGCAGCACCAGCGGCCGCTCCGCATCGAGGCGCAGCGCGTAACTGAAATCGGCGCCCGATGCTTTCAGCACAAGTGGTGCGATATTGTCGTCGTTGACAGGATCGAGCCCGCGCATCTCCCAGGCATCGATCCAGGCGTGAAACGGCTTGGCGTCGACGCCGGCCTGGCCGACCCCGCCGCGCGCGAACGTCTGAGCGAAGCGATGGGTATCGGCGCGGGTGACGGCGGCATGGCCCATCCAGATTTGCTGGTTGGCCCAGCCCTCCTGCGGGCCGCCGGCAGCGATTGCCTGGCGAAACAACGTCCATTGCGCGCCATAGGCCGTGCCATTCGCGTCGGCGAGATTGGCCGTCACATACCACCACTCGATGCGAAATTCCGTATGTGGCCCGTGGTCGGCGGGAAATGCGAACGTCCTGCCGGGGACGACCGACGCAAATCCCTCCGCGCTTTCACCAAGTCCAGCGAAGCCCTGCGCGAGCGCCTTGCCGCCCAATCCTGCGAGCAGCGTGCCACCGATGAAGCCGCGGCGGGTGATCGGGACGCTACCGTTCATTGGCGAATATCCTGATCAGGCTCGTCGGCTGCATGCGCGCCAGCCTGATGACGGGAAGCGCCGCAGCGGCCAGCGCTGCCGCCATCGCCACGCCTGTCAGCCACAGCAGTTGCAGCGGAAAGACATGGAACGGCAACCGCCAGCCGAACGCCTTGACGTTGACGACCGCAAGCAGGCACCACGCGACCAGGAGACCGAGCGGAAGCGCGAAGATGGTGGTGATCAGCGCCACCGACATCGTCTTGAGAAGCTCGATCGCCGCGAGGCGCCGCCGCGTAATGCCGATCGCCCATAGCGGCGCCAGTTGTGGCAGGCGGGAATTGGCAAGCGTCAGCAGGCTCGTCAACAGCGCGACGCCGGCTACCCCAAGCGTGAAGGCGTTCAGCGCGGCGGTCACCGCAAAGGTGCGGTTGAAGATCCGCGTCGATTCCGCCTTCATCGTCGCCTGATCGGCGACATTGCGGTCGTCGAGCGCGAATTTTTCCTGCAGTGCCGATATCAATGCCGGGATATTTGGTGAGGCGACCCGCAATCCCATGCGCGTCAGCGGGATTTCAGGAAAGCGCCGCGTCAACGCGGCGTAGTTCACCGCGATCTGGCCCTTGGGGTTGCCATAATCAGCATAGATGCCGACCACGTCGAGTGCCCAGCTTCCGCCTGACGCGGGCACCTCGATGCGGTCGCCGACCGAAAGGTGCAGGCGCCGCGCCAGTTGTTCGCTGACGAGGGCCGCATTGCCGGGACGAAGCTTGATCCAGGCATTGTCGGCCGATTGCAGCAGCGGCCAGTTGTCGCGATAGGTGGCGTGATCGGGCAGGCCCAGTACCTCGATCGGCGCGCCCGCCAATTGCGTGTCGGCGCGGGCGCCGGGCAGAATCGCCTCGACCTCGGGGCGCTCGCGCAGCCACGCCTTGATCTCGGCTGCCTGGGCGTCGTTGGCGGCGTTGACATAGACATCCGCCGCCAGCCGCCCGTCGAGCCAGACCAGGAACGTACGGCTGAAACTCTCGACCATGGTGGAGACGCCGACATTGACGGATAGTGCGAGCAACAGCGCCATCAAGGCGAGCGACAGTCCGGATAGCTGCTGACGGCTGTCGGCCCAGAACCAGACGCTGACCGGGGTTCGCGCATACCGCTGACCAAGCGACAGCATGAATTCCAGAAACATCGGCAGGATCAGCGCCGCGCCGAGCATCAGCGCCGCGAGCACGGCAAACCCCGAAATCAGGGAATCGCCGAACCAGAGCAGACCGGCCGCGGCCGCGAACGCTGCGAGCGCCAGCGCGCTCTGGTAGGTCAGCCAGCGCCGCTGAGCCTGTTGCCACGCGTAGGGCTGGGCGGTGGCGAGCAGCGGCAGCCGCAGCGCCTTGGTCAGGCTGGCGGCGGCGGCCGCGAGCGCGCCGGCTATGCTGATGGCGATGCCCGCGATCCACCATTGCGGCTTGAGCGTCAGGTGCCCCGGAATCTGCGCGCCATAAAGTCCGCGCAGCGATGCGGCGACGTCGGGCAGCAGCGCACCGGCGATGAAGTAGCCGCATACGAGACCGATCAGCCCCGCGATCAGCGCCAGCGACACCAGCTCAAGCACCAGCACGGCGTTGAGCATCCGCGCCGAGACGCCGCAGGCGCGCAACGTGCGCAGCACCGGCAGCCGCTGCTCGAAGGCAAGCCCGATCGCCGAATTGACGATGAAGAGCCCGACAAAGAATGACAGCAACCCGAACGCGGTCAGGTTCAGGTGAAAACTGTCGGTGAGGCGTTCGAGGTCGCTCTCCGCATCGGGTTCGATCAGGCGAAGCCTGTCGCCGGCAATGCTTTCAAGGGTTGCGCGTCTGGCCGCCGTCTTGCCGATCAGCAGGCGCGAAAGCTGATCCGGCATTTTCAACAGGCCCTGTGCGATGCCGATGTCGACGACCAATACGCCAGGTACGAGATTAGGCTGCACGCGAAGCGGCGGCAGCAACGCGCCGCCATTGGCCTCCGGGCGGGCGCCCTCCGCGAGCTTGAGATCGGAAAGCGTTTCCGGCGCCACCAGCATCGCGCCCGGCGGCGTCATGAAGGATAGCAGATCGGCTCTGCCGATCGCAGGCGCGTTGCCGACTTCCGCGGGCAGCGTCACCGGTTCGATGCCCAGCAGCCGGAACGACCGTCCCTCGATCTGGATGCGGCCTTCGAGCACCGGCGAGACCGGCCAGCCGGCGCGGCGCAAATCGACGAAGAGTTCTTGCGGAAAGCTTGCGCCGCTGCGGGCGACCAGCATGGCGGTGCGCGTGCCGCCAAACGTGGCGGCGGCGCGATCGTAGGAGGTGCGCGCCTGCTGATTGAGCGCCTGAACGCCGCTCCACAGCGCGGTCGCCGAGATCAATCCGATCAGCAGGGTCGCAAGCTGCATCGGATGCCGCCGCCAATGGCTCAGCAATACGGCCAGCGTCCACAGCGCGCGTTTCACGCGATCACCCCGGCATGGAGATTCACCTTCCGGTCGAGCGTGGCGGCGAGCCGTTCGCTGTGGGTCACCATCAGAAAACCGCAGCCGCTGCGCGCCACCAGATCGCGCGCCAGCGCCAGCACCTCGTCGGCGGTGTCCTCGTCGAGATTGCCGGTAGGCTCGTCCGCCAGCAGCAGCAGCGGCTTTACCGCCAGTGCCCGGCCGATCGCGACGCGTTGTTGCTGGCCGCCGGACAATTGCTCGGGATAGCGTTTGAGGAAATTGCTGAGCCCGAGCCGCTCCACCAGTTCGCGGTGCCAGGCCGCGTCATGACGGCCGGCAATGCGCGACTGGAAAACCAAATTGTCTTCCACCGTGAGACTCGGAATCAGGTTGAATTGCTGAAACACCAGGCCGAGCCGGTCGCGGCGCAATTCCGCGCGTCCGGCATCGTTGAGTTCGCAGACCTGTGCATCGGCCAGCCTGATCTCGCCGGCATCGGCTGCATCGAGCCCTGCGATCAGGTGCAGGAGCGTGCTCTTGCCGCTGCCGGATTCACCCGTCAGCGCGACGCTCTCGCCCGCGGCGACCGAGAGGTTCACCCCGCGCAGCACCGCGATCTCTTCGCCGGCCGTGCGGTAGCTCTTGGTCAGGCCGGTCACGTGAAGCACGTTGGGATTGCCGTTGGTCATGCGCGACGATGGACCGATCTGACCATGAAAATCCCCTGACGTGATGGCATGCAACATATCAGGGCGGACGCCCCGGATCACGCCTCAATCGCGCCGCGACGTGATCGTGATCCGGTTGTGGCGCGCGCCTGCCGCAGCAGCCGGCAGTTGCGCAAGCGGCATCCGCGGAAAAATCCGGGTTGCCTTGCCCGCGAGCCCCCTTGTAGCATTGGAACCGGCCGATCCTAAGAGCCAGCAAAGGTAAACGGGGAAACCAGCCATGACCGCGCAGCCGACGCCCAAGGGCGCATGGACAATCACCTTCCTGTTGTTCCTGTTCATGCTGGTGAACTTTGCCGACAAGATCGTGGTCGGCCTCGCCGGCGCGCCGATCATGGACGAACTGAAGCTCTCGCCGGAGCAGTTCGGCTTCCTCGGCTCCTCGTTCTTCATCCTGTTTTCGATCTCGGCCATCGTCGTCGGGTTCATCGTCAACCGCATCGACACCCGCTGGGTGCTGCTCGCGATGGCGGTGATCTGGTCGGTGGCGCAGTTTCCGATGGTCGGCACCGTCGGTTTCACCACGCTCGTGATCTGCCGCATCATCCTCGGCGCGGGCGAGGGGCCGGCCTTCGCGGTGGCGGCGCACGCAGTCTACAAGTGGTTTCCCGACGAGAAGCGAACGCTCCCCACCGCGATTCTCTCGCAGGGCTCGGCGTTCGGCGTGATCCTCGCGGTGCCCGCCCTGAACTGGATCATCGTCAATCATAGCTGGCACTATGCCTTCGGTGCGCTCGGCGTCGTCGGCCTGATGTGGGTGGTGGCGTGGCTGGCGATGGGCAAGGAAGGGCCGCTGGTGCAGACGGTCGCAACGGCGGCTGGCGACCAGCGCGTACCTTACTTCCAGCTTCTGACCTCGCGAACCTTCATCGGCTGCTGCGCCGCGACCTTCGGCGCTTATTGGGCGCTGTCGCTCGGGTTGACCTGGTTCACGCCCTTCATCGTCAAGGGGCTCGGCTTTTCGCAACAGGATGCAGGCTGGGTTTCTGTGCTGCCCTGGGTGTTCGGCGCCACTATCGTGCTGCTGACGGGCTGGATTTCGCAGGTGATGCTGATGCGCGGATACAGCACGCGCGGCGCTCGCGGCGTGCTCGGGTCAGTGCCCCTGATCGTCGGCGGGTCGATCCTGGCGGCGCTGCCGCATGTCAACGGCGCGGGATGGCAGATCGCATTCCTCGTGGTCGGCTCCGGGCTCTGCGGTTCGATCTATGTCGTCTGCCCGCCGATGCTCGGCGAATTCACGCCGGTCCAGCAGCGCGGCGCCGTGCTCGCGAT
This window harbors:
- a CDS encoding lipocalin-like domain-containing protein codes for the protein MNGSVPITRRGFIGGTLLAGLGGKALAQGFAGLGESAEGFASVVPGRTFAFPADHGPHTEFRIEWWYVTANLADANGTAYGAQWTLFRQAIAAGGPQEGWANQQIWMGHAAVTRADTHRFAQTFARGGVGQAGVDAKPFHAWIDAWEMRGLDPVNDDNIAPLVLKASGADFSYALRLDAERPLVLQGDGGYSRKSLREQASYYYSQPHYTAKGILTIDDKPVDVTGMAWLDREWSSQPLASDQSGWDWLSLHFNSGDKLMLYRMRQIDGQHYGSGKWIAPDGTAEQLASADIMMTPLSFTEIGKRKIPTTWRIAIPRKALSIECTPLNPRSWMGTSFPYWEGPIRFAGSHSGVGYLEMTGY
- a CDS encoding IS4 family transposase; this encodes MLCTRSVCLRRMAQGDWAAYMAYWRFVNNPQVTTDRLIEGWSRQTATVVGGRHVLAIQDTSEVKFQTRQGCRRGLGKVGKGNARGVLLHAMIAVDADSGACLGLTGGKVWTRRGKVKTPHDERELANKESARWVTTAEQGCEVLAAARMITVINDREGEFFAHWALTPGDNVHLLTRAMHDHALADGGTLYQAVERVRFCDKAVIDLPQRMDRHGRQAHLSLRFGTVVLKRPARPGVKELPEGVKVSFVEVVELHPPKGAEPVHWLLLTTHSIANAADAWRIVSWYKQRWIIEQLFRSLKNQGLRIEDSQLESAEALIKLVTIATKAACIVIQLVQARNGGEQLSVKCAFTPEEIEALAAINKTMKGRTELQKNPHRPHTLQWAAWIIAKLGGWTGYASHRPPGPITFHNGMARFQIIVAARAIENV
- a CDS encoding ABC transporter ATP-binding protein, translating into MTNGNPNVLHVTGLTKSYRTAGEEIAVLRGVNLSVAAGESVALTGESGSGKSTLLHLIAGLDAADAGEIRLADAQVCELNDAGRAELRRDRLGLVFQQFNLIPSLTVEDNLVFQSRIAGRHDAAWHRELVERLGLSNFLKRYPEQLSGGQQQRVAIGRALAVKPLLLLADEPTGNLDEDTADEVLALARDLVARSGCGFLMVTHSERLAATLDRKVNLHAGVIA
- a CDS encoding MAPEG family protein → MYHFTALVTLLAVLVYFYSSILVSRARGKFGVKLPAISDNPDFERVFRAQMNTLEWLPIFLPSLWLFAIYIGDGIAAAIGLVWAIGRILYVLGYARAVKDRSLGFAIQALATIALWVGAFGAIVWRLVQA
- a CDS encoding ABC transporter permease, with the translated sequence MKRALWTLAVLLSHWRRHPMQLATLLIGLISATALWSGVQALNQQARTSYDRAAATFGGTRTAMLVARSGASFPQELFVDLRRAGWPVSPVLEGRIQIEGRSFRLLGIEPVTLPAEVGNAPAIGRADLLSFMTPPGAMLVAPETLSDLKLAEGARPEANGGALLPPLRVQPNLVPGVLVVDIGIAQGLLKMPDQLSRLLIGKTAARRATLESIAGDRLRLIEPDAESDLERLTDSFHLNLTAFGLLSFFVGLFIVNSAIGLAFEQRLPVLRTLRACGVSARMLNAVLVLELVSLALIAGLIGLVCGYFIAGALLPDVAASLRGLYGAQIPGHLTLKPQWWIAGIAISIAGALAAAAASLTKALRLPLLATAQPYAWQQAQRRWLTYQSALALAAFAAAAGLLWFGDSLISGFAVLAALMLGAALILPMFLEFMLSLGQRYARTPVSVWFWADSRQQLSGLSLALMALLLALSVNVGVSTMVESFSRTFLVWLDGRLAADVYVNAANDAQAAEIKAWLRERPEVEAILPGARADTQLAGAPIEVLGLPDHATYRDNWPLLQSADNAWIKLRPGNAALVSEQLARRLHLSVGDRIEVPASGGSWALDVVGIYADYGNPKGQIAVNYAALTRRFPEIPLTRMGLRVASPNIPALISALQEKFALDDRNVADQATMKAESTRIFNRTFAVTAALNAFTLGVAGVALLTSLLTLANSRLPQLAPLWAIGITRRRLAAIELLKTMSVALITTIFALPLGLLVAWCLLAVVNVKAFGWRLPFHVFPLQLLWLTGVAMAAALAAAALPVIRLARMQPTSLIRIFANER